A genomic window from Acinetobacter lwoffii includes:
- a CDS encoding glycosyltransferase: protein MVKLSVIIPIYKVESYIVDCLQSICCQLIEGVEVILVNDGTPDNSMFLARNYILEKYSIFCKQFVFIDQENQGQSVARNNGIKIAQGEYIAFLDSDDLISMEYFSTIFNVLLDEEVDIIQFKSFKFENNINNKYDFNVGIEAVGSFYNNKSLMLELFSKCAWFPWMNVYRTSLFLNEKFPEGFYFEDADLIPKIFFKAEKIHFIDNRLYFYRDNNNGSLKGKSAENLEKIKNSYHNIVLVYLNRLQDDELYSAAYISMVVKYLVFLVKRKNFSDLFKQYSNVDLTHVNKKLLMRGNKLFYNFGILYIAILVVLKGNTL from the coding sequence ATGGTTAAGTTGAGTGTTATTATTCCAATATATAAAGTAGAAAGTTATATTGTTGATTGTTTGCAAAGTATTTGTTGTCAATTAATTGAAGGTGTGGAAGTCATACTTGTTAATGATGGAACACCTGATAATTCAATGTTTTTAGCTCGAAATTATATTTTGGAGAAATATTCAATTTTTTGTAAGCAGTTCGTATTCATTGATCAAGAAAATCAAGGGCAAAGTGTTGCTAGAAATAATGGAATTAAAATAGCGCAAGGAGAATATATTGCTTTTTTAGATTCAGATGATTTGATTTCGATGGAGTATTTCTCCACAATATTTAATGTGTTGTTAGATGAAGAAGTAGATATAATTCAATTTAAGTCATTCAAGTTTGAAAATAACATTAATAATAAATATGATTTTAATGTAGGTATTGAAGCAGTAGGGAGTTTTTATAATAATAAATCACTTATGTTGGAACTGTTTAGTAAGTGTGCTTGGTTTCCATGGATGAATGTTTATAGAACAAGCCTCTTTCTAAATGAAAAATTTCCAGAAGGTTTCTATTTTGAAGATGCTGATTTAATACCAAAAATATTTTTTAAGGCAGAAAAAATACATTTTATAGATAATCGTCTATACTTTTACAGGGATAATAATAATGGAAGCTTAAAAGGGAAGAGTGCAGAAAATTTAGAAAAAATTAAGAATAGTTATCATAATATTGTTTTAGTTTACTTGAATAGGTTACAAGATGATGAATTGTATTCTGCTGCATATATTTCAATGGTTGTAAAGTATCTTGTTTTTTTGGTGAAGAGAAAGAATTTTAGTGATTTATTTAAACAATATTCAAATGTAGATTTGACACATGTAAATAAAAAACTTTTGATGAGAGGAAATAAATTATTTTATAATTTTGGTATATTATACATTGCTATTCTAGTTGT
- a CDS encoding DegT/DnrJ/EryC1/StrS family aminotransferase yields MLNSAFEPWPSFTQAEADAVSKVLLSNKVNYWTGQECREFEKEFAQFAGTKHAVAVANGTVALDVALKALDIGAGDDVIVTSRTFLASASSIVTAGANPIFTDVELDSQNISRCTIEAVITPNTKAIICVHLAGWMCDMDPIMQLAEEKGIFVIEDCAQAHGAKYKGKSAGSIGHIGAWSFCQDKIMTTGGEGGMVTTNDEDLWKTMWSYKDHGKNFDSVYNKQHPPGFRWLHDSFGTNWRMMEMQAVIGRLQLKQMPEWTAKRNANMARIQAAFENSPYFTVAKPSNDYVHAAYKCYVQVNTSALPEDWSRDRIMAEINALNVPCFSGSCSEVYLEKAFDGTPWRPAQSLPHAKQLGTTSLMFLVHPTLSEHSLQKTVDAIQAVIAKI; encoded by the coding sequence ATGTTAAACAGTGCATTTGAACCTTGGCCAAGCTTTACTCAAGCAGAAGCCGATGCGGTATCAAAAGTCCTTTTATCTAATAAGGTGAATTATTGGACTGGTCAAGAATGCCGTGAATTTGAAAAGGAATTTGCACAGTTTGCAGGAACCAAGCATGCAGTTGCCGTGGCCAATGGTACAGTTGCGCTGGATGTAGCACTCAAAGCCTTAGATATTGGCGCAGGCGATGATGTGATTGTTACCTCACGTACGTTTTTAGCTTCGGCAAGCTCGATTGTGACTGCAGGTGCCAATCCTATTTTTACTGATGTAGAGCTGGATTCACAAAATATCTCACGCTGTACCATTGAAGCAGTGATTACGCCGAATACCAAAGCGATTATTTGTGTACATTTGGCAGGCTGGATGTGTGATATGGATCCGATCATGCAGTTGGCTGAGGAAAAAGGCATCTTCGTGATTGAAGATTGTGCTCAAGCACATGGTGCAAAGTACAAAGGCAAATCAGCAGGTTCAATCGGTCATATTGGTGCATGGTCCTTCTGTCAGGACAAGATCATGACCACAGGTGGTGAAGGCGGCATGGTCACCACCAATGATGAAGATCTTTGGAAAACAATGTGGTCGTACAAAGATCACGGCAAAAACTTTGATAGCGTGTATAACAAGCAACATCCGCCGGGATTCCGCTGGCTGCATGACTCATTTGGCACCAACTGGCGCATGATGGAAATGCAGGCGGTCATTGGCCGTTTACAGCTCAAACAAATGCCAGAATGGACTGCAAAACGTAATGCCAATATGGCGCGTATCCAAGCGGCGTTTGAAAATAGTCCGTATTTTACTGTAGCAAAACCATCAAACGATTATGTGCATGCAGCCTATAAATGCTATGTGCAAGTGAATACTTCAGCCTTGCCTGAAGACTGGTCGCGTGATCGCATTATGGCAGAAATCAATGCATTGAATGTGCCTTGTTTTAGCGGCTCGTGTTCAGAAGTGTATTTAGAAAAAGCATTTGATGGTACACCTTGGCGTCCTGCGCAGTCTTTACCGCACGCTAAACAGCTCGGTACAACAAGCTTAATGTTCCTTGTACACCCAACATTGTCTGAGCACAGCCTGCAAAAAACCGTGGATGCGATTCAAGCAGTGATCGCAAAAATCTAA
- a CDS encoding oligosaccharide flippase family protein, whose translation MSKKIFSNSLWMMSEKLVSIFGLIFVTSFVAKYIGPENFGKLTFASSIFAIIQTIAMFGSENIIFQKTAKDRRFGEYIIDSTKIIRDFMYVSLSLLTLVYIYFFADQLTFIFSVATSIAIYFAVHDVYIIYFNAILQSKINAYCNIFALMISLLVRYFIAKFQLAVELLSVPIILITIIPFFIRKYLFNKVKLEKVYVTKERVNRYRKFMLGIGRKLIFYSLSVAVFTKTSQLFLGLKSQYDLGIYTVAMTLGNSFYFVLVAIISSYFTQIYIEKDFEQSQKMVAKLSVMIVAICLAVMAFFAVTGHYIVQWLYGAEYVSVDEILLFTVVVTLFSGLSTVAEKYLLKFNAYDYLKKKTLYLVAFNLVLTALFVHLWGLKGAIIAILITEIMSYTVFNYFYREGMILDTQKRIFLLSTYRNEK comes from the coding sequence ATGTCAAAAAAAATATTTTCTAACTCACTTTGGATGATGTCTGAAAAGTTGGTCTCGATATTTGGTCTTATATTTGTGACTTCATTTGTAGCTAAATATATTGGACCAGAAAATTTTGGAAAGTTAACTTTCGCTAGTTCGATTTTTGCAATTATTCAAACGATTGCAATGTTTGGTTCAGAAAATATTATTTTTCAAAAAACAGCCAAAGATCGACGGTTTGGTGAATATATTATTGATTCAACTAAAATTATTCGTGATTTTATGTATGTTTCTTTATCTTTGCTTACTTTAGTTTATATTTATTTTTTTGCTGATCAGCTTACGTTTATCTTTTCTGTCGCTACGAGTATTGCGATATATTTTGCAGTTCATGATGTATACATTATTTACTTTAATGCTATTTTGCAATCTAAGATTAATGCATATTGTAATATTTTTGCTCTAATGATCTCTTTGCTTGTACGCTATTTTATTGCAAAATTTCAACTCGCTGTTGAACTATTAAGTGTACCGATTATTCTAATTACTATAATACCTTTTTTTATTCGAAAATATTTATTTAATAAAGTTAAATTGGAAAAAGTTTATGTTACAAAAGAGCGAGTAAATAGATATCGTAAATTTATGCTTGGTATTGGTCGTAAACTTATTTTTTATTCTTTGTCAGTTGCAGTATTTACAAAGACATCACAGTTATTTCTTGGTTTGAAATCTCAGTATGACCTTGGGATTTATACTGTAGCAATGACTTTGGGTAATAGTTTTTACTTTGTGCTCGTTGCTATTATTTCATCTTATTTTACTCAAATTTATATAGAAAAAGACTTCGAGCAAAGCCAAAAAATGGTTGCAAAGTTAAGTGTAATGATTGTTGCTATTTGCTTAGCCGTAATGGCTTTTTTTGCTGTGACAGGACATTATATTGTTCAGTGGCTATATGGGGCTGAGTATGTAAGTGTTGATGAAATTTTACTGTTTACTGTCGTGGTTACGCTATTTTCGGGTTTATCTACTGTCGCAGAAAAGTATTTATTGAAATTTAATGCATATGATTATTTAAAGAAAAAGACACTATATCTAGTTGCTTTTAATCTTGTTCTAACAGCGCTATTTGTTCATTTATGGGGGCTAAAAGGAGCGATTATTGCAATTTTGATTACAGAAATCATGTCTTATACTGTATTTAACTATTTTTATCGCGAGGGAATGATACTTGATACTCAAAAGCGTATTTTTTTATTATCAACATATAGAAATGAGAAATAA
- a CDS encoding polysaccharide biosynthesis protein, with translation MKDIIRSIASLPRRQKQIVLVLMDICVLPLMMWLAYAIRLARPNVQVMQGLDAWYIYVGIYGIAIFALLGIYRAIVRSFNEDYLLRILIGTFIQIVALYTIKKLNVAFIPMSIPLMYGFMLFSYMWWSRAVIRYATLKTFAKKQSRKRVAIYGAGLAGQQIAAALNRSDDYLPVCFIDDKRSLQGQSLSGLKIYAPHRAAAKSGKFGIEEVLLAMPSVGRARKKEIIESFDTADVKIMELPGVTQLVDGQVKVSDIREVDIIDLLGRDPVPPKPELLEKNIKNKVVMVTGAGGSIGSELCRQIVKHQPKMLVLFEMSEFALYSIDRELQASDIQIIPVLGSVTNQQKLERIIQEYKVQTVYHAAAYKHVPLVEANPFEGIYNTSIGTQRSVDAAVNQNVETFVLISTDKAVRPTNVMGASKRMAELYCQGLASTNPKTQISIVRFGNVLGSSGSVVPLFKKQIAQGGPVTVTHPEVTRYFMTIPEAAQLVIQAGAMGTGGDVFLLDMGEPVKIVDLAKQMIRLSGFRAIDENGIGDIEIQFTGLRPSEKLYEELLIDAENVQKTDHERILKSFEKFFTYAEMHDTFIQFEKYSQHENLSDLFGRLKHYVDGFRH, from the coding sequence GTGAAAGACATTATCCGTTCTATAGCATCATTACCGCGTCGCCAAAAACAAATCGTTTTGGTGCTGATGGATATCTGTGTTTTACCGTTAATGATGTGGCTGGCATATGCCATACGTTTGGCACGTCCCAATGTTCAGGTCATGCAAGGACTGGATGCTTGGTATATCTATGTCGGTATTTATGGAATTGCTATTTTTGCATTGCTCGGTATTTACCGTGCGATTGTACGTTCATTTAATGAAGACTATTTACTGCGGATTTTAATCGGAACATTTATTCAAATCGTGGCCTTATATACGATTAAAAAATTGAATGTTGCATTTATTCCCATGAGTATTCCACTGATGTATGGCTTTATGCTGTTTTCATACATGTGGTGGAGCCGTGCCGTCATTCGCTACGCTACTCTTAAAACTTTTGCTAAAAAGCAAAGCCGTAAACGTGTGGCGATTTATGGCGCAGGGCTGGCAGGTCAGCAAATTGCCGCAGCTTTAAACCGTTCAGATGATTATTTACCTGTGTGTTTTATTGACGATAAGCGCTCCTTACAAGGTCAGTCACTGAGTGGTTTAAAAATTTACGCCCCACATCGTGCAGCTGCCAAGTCGGGTAAATTTGGCATTGAAGAAGTATTACTTGCCATGCCCTCTGTTGGACGTGCGCGTAAAAAAGAGATTATTGAGTCTTTTGATACGGCAGATGTCAAAATTATGGAACTGCCAGGGGTAACCCAACTGGTCGATGGTCAAGTTAAAGTTTCAGATATCCGTGAGGTAGATATTATTGACCTATTGGGCCGTGATCCTGTACCGCCGAAACCTGAACTGTTAGAAAAAAATATTAAAAATAAAGTGGTCATGGTGACAGGGGCGGGCGGTTCAATTGGTTCTGAGTTATGTCGTCAGATTGTGAAGCATCAGCCTAAAATGCTGGTGCTGTTTGAAATGTCTGAATTTGCTTTGTATTCAATCGACCGTGAATTGCAGGCTTCTGATATACAAATTATTCCAGTGCTGGGTTCTGTCACCAATCAGCAAAAATTAGAACGTATTATTCAAGAGTACAAAGTGCAAACGGTTTATCACGCTGCAGCCTATAAACATGTGCCACTTGTTGAAGCAAACCCATTTGAAGGTATTTATAATACGTCCATTGGCACACAGCGTAGTGTAGATGCAGCGGTGAATCAAAATGTTGAAACCTTCGTTTTAATTTCAACAGATAAAGCGGTACGTCCAACCAATGTTATGGGTGCGTCCAAACGTATGGCAGAATTGTATTGTCAGGGCCTAGCGTCGACGAATCCAAAAACTCAAATTAGTATTGTGCGCTTTGGCAATGTACTTGGTTCGTCAGGTTCTGTCGTCCCTTTGTTTAAAAAGCAGATTGCTCAAGGCGGGCCTGTTACAGTAACGCACCCAGAGGTCACTCGTTACTTTATGACCATTCCTGAAGCTGCGCAATTGGTAATTCAGGCGGGTGCGATGGGGACTGGTGGTGATGTATTTTTATTGGATATGGGTGAGCCAGTTAAAATAGTAGACTTAGCTAAACAAATGATTCGTTTGAGTGGTTTTCGAGCAATAGATGAAAATGGTATAGGTGATATTGAGATACAATTTACAGGTTTACGTCCGAGTGAAAAACTATATGAAGAGTTGTTGATTGATGCGGAAAATGTACAAAAAACAGATCATGAACGGATATTAAAGTCTTTCGAGAAGTTTTTTACCTATGCTGAAATGCATGACACTTTTATTCAGTTTGAAAAATACTCTCAACATGAAAATTTGAGTGACTTGTTTGGTCGATTGAAACACTATGTTGATGGGTTTAGACATTAA
- a CDS encoding acetyltransferase produces MTKLYAIYGASGCGRSLMPVARQQLARESDASEIVFIDDALESVAEVNAHRAMNYLAFLNETASEKYVQIAIANSHVREKIAQRLKMDGIQLWSIIADNVVLMDQLELDEGSALSPFVTIGSNVRIGKCFQANLYSYVEHDCVIGDFVTFAPGVKCNGNIHIHAHAYIGAGAMIKQGTPDQPLIIGAGAVVGMGAVVTKSVPAGATVVGNPARIVTKK; encoded by the coding sequence ATGACTAAGCTCTATGCAATTTATGGCGCTTCAGGCTGCGGGCGCAGTTTAATGCCTGTTGCACGTCAGCAATTAGCACGTGAAAGCGATGCTTCAGAAATCGTATTTATTGATGATGCCTTGGAATCGGTTGCAGAAGTAAACGCTCATCGTGCCATGAATTACCTCGCATTTTTAAATGAAACGGCTTCAGAAAAATACGTACAAATTGCCATTGCCAATAGTCATGTACGAGAAAAGATCGCTCAGCGTTTAAAGATGGATGGCATTCAGCTTTGGTCGATCATCGCGGACAATGTAGTTCTAATGGATCAGCTTGAGCTCGATGAAGGCTCTGCTTTAAGTCCATTTGTCACCATTGGCTCAAATGTCAGAATCGGTAAGTGTTTTCAAGCCAATTTATACAGTTATGTTGAACATGATTGTGTGATTGGGGATTTCGTTACTTTCGCGCCAGGCGTAAAATGCAACGGCAATATTCATATACACGCGCATGCCTATATTGGCGCGGGTGCGATGATTAAGCAGGGTACACCCGATCAGCCACTCATCATTGGCGCAGGTGCGGTTGTGGGTATGGGCGCTGTTGTCACTAAAAGTGTGCCTGCAGGCGCAACAGTGGTGGGAAATCCTGCCCGTATTGTGACGAAAAAATAG